A window of the Rhodoferax sp. GW822-FHT02A01 genome harbors these coding sequences:
- a CDS encoding integrase arm-type DNA-binding domain-containing protein, which translates to MALTDTFVKNTKHKGSAAGEKYSDGGGLYLHITAAGKYWRMAYRFAGKQKTLALGVYPEVSLAKARKRRDDAKETLAEDVDPGVAKREEKAEKLAAAANTFEVVARDWLVKTKANRAQITQDKVTAWLENDAFPYIGKMPITSIGPRDILEKVIRKVEAREAIDTAHRLKQLCGQVFRYAVVSGLAERDVTADLREALASKTGTHYAAITDPKQVGQLMRSIFDYTGHPYTVAALKLTPLVFLRPGELRTAEWAEMDLDAAEWRIPASKMKMKVDHLVPLSKQAVEILRDIHPVTGHGRYVFPSLRTGERPMSENTINAALRGMGYAKEVHSAHGFRATARTIMDEVLGERVDLIEHQLSHAVKDPNGRAYNRTAHLPARREMMQRWADYLDKLRVGAEVSKRPAIPY; encoded by the coding sequence ATGGCACTGACTGACACCTTCGTTAAGAACACCAAGCACAAAGGCTCTGCTGCAGGCGAAAAGTACTCTGATGGCGGTGGTCTGTACCTGCACATCACAGCCGCAGGCAAGTACTGGCGCATGGCCTACCGCTTTGCAGGCAAGCAGAAAACGTTGGCCCTGGGGGTGTATCCGGAAGTCTCACTGGCGAAGGCCCGCAAGCGCCGCGACGATGCCAAGGAAACGCTGGCCGAAGACGTTGACCCGGGTGTGGCCAAACGTGAAGAAAAGGCCGAGAAACTGGCCGCGGCTGCGAACACCTTTGAAGTGGTGGCGCGTGACTGGCTGGTCAAGACCAAGGCAAACCGTGCGCAAATCACCCAGGACAAGGTGACGGCCTGGCTAGAGAACGATGCTTTCCCTTACATCGGAAAGATGCCCATAACGAGCATCGGTCCTCGTGACATTCTGGAAAAGGTCATTCGCAAGGTGGAGGCCCGTGAAGCCATCGATACGGCGCACCGGCTAAAACAACTGTGCGGACAGGTGTTTCGCTATGCCGTGGTCTCGGGACTGGCTGAGCGTGACGTAACTGCAGACTTGCGCGAAGCGTTGGCCAGCAAGACCGGAACGCACTACGCAGCAATCACCGACCCTAAGCAGGTGGGGCAGCTGATGCGCTCCATTTTTGATTACACCGGGCACCCGTACACCGTGGCAGCGTTGAAGCTCACGCCGCTGGTGTTCTTGCGTCCTGGTGAGTTGCGCACGGCAGAATGGGCCGAGATGGATCTGGACGCCGCAGAGTGGCGCATTCCGGCAAGCAAAATGAAGATGAAAGTTGACCACCTGGTTCCGTTGTCGAAACAGGCGGTGGAGATACTGCGGGACATCCACCCTGTTACCGGCCATGGTCGGTATGTGTTCCCAAGCCTTCGCACAGGCGAGCGACCCATGAGCGAGAACACTATAAACGCCGCTTTGCGGGGTATGGGTTACGCCAAAGAGGTGCACAGCGCTCACGGTTTCCGGGCTACGGCACGCACCATCATGGACGAGGTTTTAGGCGAGCGTGTAGACCTGATCGAACATCAGCTATCCCATGCGGTCAAAGATCCCAATGGGCGCGCCTACAACCGCACTGCGCACCTTCCAGCGAGAAGGGAAATGATGCAGCGTTGGGCTGATTACCTGGACAAGCTGCGCGTTGGTGCGGAAGTCAGTAAGCGTCCGGCCATCCCATATTGA
- a CDS encoding transposase, whose amino-acid sequence MDQVSTVQRLKRREYSVEFKASVLEQCRQPGASLAGIALGHGINPNMVHRWIREERQRRVLTELQQTAATFVPLQLSGAGNADAIAMKHLPEAPQPAHTGETIHIEIQRGGATVSVRWPLTGAAQCAQVLRELLR is encoded by the coding sequence ATGGATCAAGTGTCGACAGTGCAGCGCCTCAAGCGGCGCGAGTACAGCGTGGAATTCAAGGCATCGGTGTTGGAGCAGTGTCGCCAGCCAGGCGCATCCCTGGCGGGCATTGCGCTGGGCCATGGCATCAACCCGAACATGGTGCACCGCTGGATACGCGAGGAGCGCCAACGCAGGGTGCTGACCGAGCTGCAACAGACGGCAGCAACCTTCGTGCCGCTGCAGCTTTCAGGGGCAGGCAATGCGGATGCCATAGCGATGAAGCACCTACCAGAGGCACCGCAGCCTGCTCACACCGGTGAGACCATCCACATTGAAATCCAGCGCGGCGGTGCCACCGTGAGCGTGCGCTGGCCACTTACGGGCGCTGCGCAATGTGCACAAGTGCTGCGTGAGTTGCTGCGTTGA
- the tnpB gene encoding IS66 family insertion sequence element accessory protein TnpB (TnpB, as the term is used for proteins encoded by IS66 family insertion elements, is considered an accessory protein, since TnpC, encoded by a neighboring gene, is a DDE family transposase.): MIRIDSVWLATAPLDMRAGTDTALARVIAVFGAAQPHHAYVFANKRATRLKILVHDGIGIWLAARRLHQGKFIWASDCDTHCSLDRVQLDALVLGLPWKRVGQAGAITVV, translated from the coding sequence TTGATCCGCATCGACTCAGTCTGGCTGGCGACTGCACCGCTGGACATGCGCGCTGGAACCGATACAGCGCTGGCCCGCGTGATCGCTGTCTTCGGTGCCGCACAGCCTCACCATGCCTATGTGTTCGCCAACAAGCGCGCCACCCGGCTCAAGATCCTGGTGCATGACGGCATTGGCATCTGGCTGGCTGCACGCCGGCTACACCAGGGCAAGTTCATATGGGCATCTGACTGCGACACCCACTGCAGTCTGGACCGAGTCCAGCTCGATGCCTTGGTGCTGGGCCTACCCTGGAAACGCGTGGGACAGGCCGGCGCCATTACCGTGGTGTGA
- a CDS encoding IS66 family transposase produces MVVEPQSLENLNAEQLRAMTARLLTELRHSQALNEKLTYENALLKRMKFAAQSERFSADQRSLLEDEIDADLAAVAAEIEQLSLPVSPAQDKRQAKRQPLPVNLPRREIRHEPDSTTCQCGCQLKRIGEDVAEKLDYVPGVFTVERHVRGKWACAKCETITQAPIEAHVIDKGIPTAGLLAKVLVAKYADHLPLYRQESIFGRAGLAIPRSTLAQWVGTCGVRLQPLVDALKAEMLQHRVLHADETPVSMLKPGDGKTHRAYLWAYAPGAFEDMRAVVYDFCESRAGEHARKFLEDWRGSLTCDDFSGYKALIASGVTEVGCLAHARRKFFDLHAASKSYIAEFALAQFALVYEIEREVKELDAMERQRIRQQKAKPVLDALHEWMGLQRQKVHASSATAKALDYSLRRWEALTRFVDDGRLPADNNWIENQIRPIAIGRNNWLFAGSLRAGQRAAAVMSLIQSARMNGHDPYAYLKDVLTRLPTQRASQIGELLPHRWQSTTT; encoded by the coding sequence ATGGTGGTGGAGCCGCAATCCCTGGAGAACCTGAACGCCGAGCAGTTGCGCGCGATGACAGCCCGACTGCTCACGGAACTGCGCCACAGCCAGGCCCTCAACGAAAAACTCACCTACGAGAACGCGCTGCTCAAGCGCATGAAATTCGCCGCCCAGTCTGAACGCTTCAGCGCCGATCAGCGCAGCCTGCTCGAAGACGAGATCGATGCGGACCTGGCAGCCGTGGCCGCAGAGATTGAGCAGCTAAGCCTGCCGGTATCTCCTGCGCAGGACAAGCGGCAGGCCAAACGCCAACCGTTGCCGGTCAACCTGCCACGCCGGGAGATTCGCCATGAACCCGACTCCACCACGTGTCAATGTGGCTGCCAGCTCAAGCGCATTGGCGAGGACGTAGCGGAGAAGCTGGACTATGTGCCCGGCGTCTTTACCGTGGAGCGTCATGTGCGCGGCAAGTGGGCATGTGCCAAGTGCGAGACCATCACCCAGGCGCCGATCGAAGCGCACGTTATCGACAAGGGTATCCCCACCGCCGGACTGCTGGCCAAGGTGCTGGTGGCCAAGTACGCGGACCATCTGCCGCTGTACCGCCAAGAGAGCATCTTCGGTCGGGCCGGTTTGGCCATCCCGCGCTCCACTCTGGCGCAATGGGTGGGAACTTGTGGCGTGCGCCTGCAGCCCCTGGTCGATGCACTGAAGGCTGAGATGCTGCAACATCGTGTACTGCATGCTGATGAAACGCCAGTGTCGATGCTCAAGCCAGGCGATGGCAAGACGCATCGCGCCTACCTATGGGCTTATGCGCCCGGAGCCTTCGAGGACATGAGGGCCGTGGTGTATGACTTCTGCGAGTCCAGGGCTGGCGAGCATGCACGCAAGTTCCTGGAGGACTGGCGCGGAAGTCTCACCTGCGATGATTTCAGCGGCTACAAAGCACTGATCGCCAGCGGTGTGACGGAGGTGGGGTGTCTGGCCCATGCGCGGCGCAAGTTCTTCGATCTGCACGCCGCCAGCAAGAGCTATATCGCCGAGTTTGCGCTGGCACAGTTTGCACTGGTCTACGAGATCGAGCGCGAGGTCAAGGAATTGGATGCAATGGAACGCCAGCGCATCCGCCAACAAAAGGCCAAGCCCGTGCTCGATGCCTTGCATGAATGGATGGGCTTGCAGCGCCAGAAGGTGCACGCCAGTTCAGCCACCGCCAAAGCATTGGACTACAGCTTGCGGCGATGGGAGGCGCTCACCCGGTTCGTCGATGACGGACGGCTTCCCGCGGATAACAACTGGATCGAGAACCAAATCCGCCCCATTGCCATTGGCCGCAACAACTGGTTGTTTGCCGGGAGTCTGCGCGCAGGCCAACGGGCTGCGGCAGTCATGAGCCTGATCCAGTCAGCACGCATGAATGGGCATGATCCCTATGCGTACCTGAAAGATGTGCTCACCCGGCTGCCTACACAACGGGCCAGCCAGATCGGCGAGCTATTGCCGCATCGCTGGCAATCCACTACCACCTGA